The Aeromicrobium sp. Leaf245 genome includes a region encoding these proteins:
- a CDS encoding TetR/AcrR family transcriptional regulator, with translation MSGVPASTSRFDKRRARTRAALIEAAQGLLVEGRLGVPIQEVTERADVGIGTFYNHFASKDELFAAAIESALSQWAESLDAVDDGTTDPAALFARSFRLTGRLHRLEPQISRVLLSQGHALSQSPDGMGPRARRDIRAAQKAGRFLDMDLDRAMVVVTGAMIELGHLLHERPGLDEAETVDGVTSDVLVALGLERAEAERLCAEPLPSIDATAGLG, from the coding sequence ATGTCCGGTGTCCCTGCGAGCACGTCACGCTTCGACAAGCGCCGTGCTCGCACGCGCGCCGCCCTGATCGAGGCCGCGCAGGGCCTGCTGGTGGAGGGCCGGCTCGGGGTCCCGATCCAGGAGGTCACCGAGCGCGCCGACGTGGGCATCGGGACCTTCTACAACCACTTCGCCTCGAAGGACGAGCTGTTCGCCGCCGCGATCGAGTCCGCCCTGTCGCAGTGGGCGGAGTCCCTGGACGCCGTCGACGACGGCACGACCGATCCGGCCGCCCTCTTCGCGCGCAGCTTTCGGCTCACGGGTCGCCTGCACCGGCTCGAGCCGCAGATCAGTCGCGTGCTCCTGAGCCAGGGCCACGCGCTCTCCCAGTCGCCGGACGGCATGGGGCCGCGCGCCCGCCGCGACATCCGTGCGGCGCAGAAGGCGGGGCGCTTCCTCGACATGGACCTGGACCGCGCGATGGTGGTGGTCACCGGCGCCATGATCGAGCTGGGTCACCTCCTGCACGAGCGCCCAGGGCTCGACGAGGCCGAGACGGTCGACGGCGTCACGTCCGACGTCCTCGTGGCCCTCGGGCTCGAGCGAGCCGAGGCCGAGCGCCTCTGCGCGGAGCCCCTGCCCTCGATCGACGCGACGGCCGGGCTCGGCTGA
- a CDS encoding VOC family protein: protein MSHHDLSHRDLHSEQGPRPGEHRHRSAQPVIKVHDIAWLEFEKPDLAAAEVFARAFGFSVTHRSAHELNLRGALPGSPCVIIRKGEGSRFVGPAFRAAATTDLLRLAEATGTKARRLPEHLGGLSVDVREPAGALVRVVADTIEHPALETQPVHTFNFGATTDRANRTQRPPRAPAVVERLGHVVLQTTRYLASLDWYLDHLGLIVSDFLYFPGQRHRGPTMSFIRCDRGDTPADHHTLAMTLGPRNRYVHSAYQVADLDALAAGGEHLKDLGYHHSWGIGRHIQGSQIFDYWRDPDGFLVEHFSDGDMFDASLEPGWAEMTASGLAQWGPPATADFLGIAPGRESLREALSMTTALRTDNEFDLTRLLGLMKVARS from the coding sequence ATGAGCCACCACGACCTCAGCCACCGCGACCTGCACAGCGAGCAGGGCCCGCGGCCGGGTGAGCACCGCCACCGGTCGGCGCAGCCCGTCATCAAGGTGCACGACATCGCGTGGCTGGAGTTCGAGAAGCCCGACCTGGCGGCGGCCGAGGTATTCGCGCGGGCCTTCGGGTTCTCCGTGACGCACCGCTCGGCCCACGAGCTGAACCTGCGAGGCGCGCTGCCCGGCAGCCCCTGCGTCATCATCCGCAAGGGCGAGGGCTCGCGGTTCGTGGGTCCGGCCTTCCGCGCCGCGGCCACGACGGACCTGCTCCGCCTTGCCGAGGCCACCGGCACGAAGGCCCGCCGCCTCCCCGAGCACCTGGGCGGTCTCAGCGTCGACGTCCGTGAGCCGGCCGGTGCTCTGGTGCGCGTGGTGGCCGACACCATCGAGCACCCCGCCCTGGAGACCCAGCCGGTCCACACGTTCAACTTCGGCGCCACGACGGACCGCGCGAACCGGACCCAACGCCCACCGCGTGCGCCTGCGGTCGTGGAGCGCCTCGGCCACGTCGTGCTGCAGACCACGCGGTACCTGGCGTCGCTGGACTGGTACCTCGACCACCTGGGCCTGATCGTCTCGGACTTCCTGTACTTCCCGGGCCAGCGCCACCGCGGGCCGACGATGAGCTTCATCCGCTGCGACCGCGGCGACACCCCGGCCGACCACCACACGCTGGCGATGACCCTCGGTCCCCGCAACCGCTACGTGCACTCGGCGTACCAGGTCGCCGACCTCGACGCGCTCGCCGCCGGCGGCGAGCACCTCAAGGACCTCGGCTACCACCACTCGTGGGGCATCGGGCGTCACATCCAGGGCAGCCAGATCTTCGACTACTGGCGCGACCCGGACGGCTTCCTCGTCGAGCACTTCAGCGACGGCGACATGTTCGACGCCTCGCTCGAGCCCGGATGGGCCGAGATGACGGCCAGCGGTCTCGCCCAGTGGGGCCCGCCCGCGACCGCCGACTTCCTCGGCATCGCCCCCGGCCGGGAGTCGCTGCGCGAGGCGCTCTCGATGACCACCGCTCTGCGTACCGACAACGAGTTCGACCTGACCCGCCTGCTCGGCCTGATGAAAGTTGCCCGCTCATGA